Below is a window of Camelina sativa cultivar DH55 chromosome 11, Cs, whole genome shotgun sequence DNA.
GTTATCACCAATAGAGGAAAAAGACCTTTAGTTCGTTAGACGTTGTCATTTTCACTTTCACGCAACAAGAAATTTAGAGTGGTCAAGTTCAATGTACAAAACATTTCCATTTCCATTTCTCCCTCTCCTCTCTCATTTTAGTTTCTCTAATCGGGTTAAAAGTTAGTAAAAGATACCTCAAATTATTTGACCTTCAAAGTTTTGGGGTTTAACTATTTAAAGGAAAACGTTTTCTAGATGATTACGATGTGTCATAAGCTATGACTCATAGCCCAATCGTCcgtttgtaactttgtattaATTACTCTTTCACTCTGTGACTCGTTTTCCATTCATTGTGGTTTAGTGTTGTTTTGTCTACGTTTGAATCGATCGTCATAAAACCATTTTACATAATGTGTTATGTGTAATCGATCAGATCGTCATAAaaccatttaatattttaaagttgcATAGATAAATTTGGTTGAAAGCAATGTCACTCTCAactaataacaaacaaatgcgTATGCAAGGTTGCAAATCAACGATAAAGTTGGGCCAATTATATATGAGCTTAATAAAATCAACAATATGCTAaatttgaagcaaaaaaaatataaatttgttgcttacttatttgattttatatatatatatatatatatatttaatccaCTCTTATCGATGgataaaaaaaatcgaaatccactttttatattatcaacaaataataatactatattattCGAAGCAATAAAAATAGACTTCCTTTTtcactttacaaaaaaaaaaaaatggatacaATGTTAGAAGTATAACTCTAAACCATCTAAGAAGAGGTACATGCAATTTGTTCAAATCCACAGTCTCATTAGTTCGTTTTATTATTACCATAGGAGTCTCATTAGTccattttgttagtttcatagtAGATGCTTTACCCTGTGGCAACtgaccaaatattttttaaaattcgtCTATGCAATGTAAATAGTACAtttaatataggatgttttataatataaaatgtttttaaatttatatgtaatttttatattaatttaatattttatattatgcagtcttgtttgtgattggttaaatttttttaaaatgtttatttcttaatatatatgctttattcaaaacattttatatttggaAAGGGAGGGAGTATAAATGGTAATTGACAGAAAAATTATGCAAATTAAAACATGTGAGATCCGTTGAGATCTTGACACGTCATTCTTAATTATCGGGAAATAGCTCTCAGATCTTGCCACGTATTTACGTAGGTACCAAAGCTCCTGAAGAGATTAGCGTCGTCCAACGAGATTTGGAGGGAAACAAAATTTAAGCACACATTtataattacaattaaaatttataaattgaacaaaacaataaagatttctgattaacaataataataataattaggttattttgtttttttttttgtcgacattattattacttttattagGGCCGTGTGAAAAActtctctcatctctttctttcaatttattttgttcttggTGGCCGAGAAAATTACATCTCCGCccacctccaccaccgccgGAGTAATCCATGTTAGCTGATCGGAGGAGCCATCCATTGTCGCGTCGCTGTCACGATTCGCCTTTCATCGAGGTGATATTTGCAGATCGATTTAGATCTGTCGTTCCTAGGGTTCATCGACGTTACATATTTCATGGTCTCTTGTGATTGCATTTCGGATTTTTTGCTGGATTTGGGGGAAATTTAGGGGGCTGTGTATATATGGAGAGAGGTGGGAGGAGATCTGGTGAATCTCCAGGGGTATTGATTAAGAAACGAAGTTCATCTGGTTGCTtgattgtgaagaagaagaagaagaagaacgatgaTGGTGTTGGTAGGGTTTGTTCGTTTTCTGAGAGTCGTCCGAATTGGGAGTCTAATAAGAGGTCTAGGATGATTATGAGTGACTCTGAGTCTAGCGATAAACTTGCCACCATCCCTCATAATATGCGCCACATTCGTAATGTTGAAGAGAGTCGTTTTGGGGATGATCGTTTTGTGGGGAAGAGTAGAGAGTGGAAGGAGAGTAATAGGCAAATattagatgaagatgatgaggatgaggatgaggatggaGAGAGTGAAGATGAAGTAATGGCAATGAGGATGAGGAGGTCCTTTGATGGTAGCGGAGTTGATATTGGTCAGAAAGCTTATTTGGGGTCTGCGCAATTTGGTAATGATAGGGAATATGGATCTGGCTGTAGTCGTAAAGATTTAGAtgttgagaagagaagaaaaccatGTATAGATGGATCAGGGAACGTAGGTTTTGCTAATCAAGGTTATAGAAACAGGTGTAAGGTGAGTGGAAACGGAAGTAAAACTACTCATCCTTTATTGTTGCAGAAGAAGTACAAGCGTGACATGATTTTTGATGGACCAATCAGGATGCAGGGCAAAAATGGTGTCCTTAAGGTGATGGTGAACAAGCAGAATAATATTGGAGGGTTAGTGCAAAATGCGAAAGCTGAACAAACTCAATACGGCTCAAAGATTCATGAGACTGGTAAAATACGTGTTGCCATCAACTCGCCAACCATTCTAAAAACTGAAAGTTTGCCGAAACTGCTTCCCCCGGTCAGAATACAGTCAAATGGGTTAAATTTGCCTACGACGTTAACCATGAAGAGTAAGGGACATGACCAAGATTTTGAAGATAGTAATGATAGCTCGGGGCGCGTGCAGAAGAGAATAATACAACCACATAAGCCCTCTCAGATGTCAAGCACTGGAGGAGAAAAGACTTTACCTGAAtcgtcaacttcttcaaaaATCAGAGATGGAATGATTAGGCGTGGTTCAGGCacagaaaaacaaagattacGTGAGCGAATTAGGGAAATGTTACTGGAAGCAGGGTGGGCGATTGACTATAGACCTAGGAGGAATAGAGACTACCTAGATGCAGTTTATATAAGCCCCAGGGGAACAGCATACTGGTCTATTATCAAGGCTTATGAAGCACTTCTGAAGCAGTTAAATAGTGGAGAAAAAGTTCCCAAGCCTTGTGAAGATAGTTCCTCATTTATTCTGATCTCAGATGAGATACTCAGTCAGTTAactaggaaaacaaaaagaaagattggTATAGATATGAAGAGGGAA
It encodes the following:
- the LOC104723682 gene encoding uncharacterized protein LOC104723682, translating into MERGGRRSGESPGVLIKKRSSSGCLIVKKKKKKNDDGVGRVCSFSESRPNWESNKRSRMIMSDSESSDKLATIPHNMRHIRNVEESRFGDDRFVGKSREWKESNRQILDEDDEDEDEDGESEDEVMAMRMRRSFDGSGVDIGQKAYLGSAQFGNDREYGSGCSRKDLDVEKRRKPCIDGSGNVGFANQGYRNRCKVSGNGSKTTHPLLLQKKYKRDMIFDGPIRMQGKNGVLKVMVNKQNNIGGLVQNAKAEQTQYGSKIHETGKIRVAINSPTILKTESLPKLLPPVRIQSNGLNLPTTLTMKSKGHDQDFEDSNDSSGRVQKRIIQPHKPSQMSSTGGEKTLPESSTSSKIRDGMIRRGSGTEKQRLRERIREMLLEAGWAIDYRPRRNRDYLDAVYISPRGTAYWSIIKAYEALLKQLNSGEKVPKPCEDSSSFILISDEILSQLTRKTKRKIGIDMKREEQSASDNDGKATFARNFLPVKNEVGNDDRYVHKEQRNAMSMKDEVSSRDSSRGTTSKGESPLHY